In Sulfitobacter sp. LCG007, the sequence TCCACGACCCTGATGGACGTGGTCCATGCCATCGAGGAGGCGACCGGCAAGGCGCTGGCCTACGAAAAGATCCCGGCCAAGGAACTGCTCGCGACCGAGCCGCGCGACGTCATCGCAAACCCGCGCGACGTGAAGGTCCTGCTGGGCGAAAGGATCACGCCCTTCGTCGAGGGCATCCGACAGACCTACGACTACTACAGCAGTCCCTCTGAATGAGCAGGGTCCTGATCGTCGGCGCGGGCCTCTCGGGAGCGGTCATCGCGAGACAGCTGGCAGAAACCGGGCAACCTGTCACGGTGATCGAGGCGCGCGACAATGTCGGCGGCAATTGCCACACGGAACGCGACCCGGAAACCGGCGTCCTGCTGCATGTCTACGGGCCTCATATCTTCCATACAGGGGATGCGGAGGTCTGGGACTACGTCAACCGCTTCACCGCCTTCAGGCCCTACCGGCACCGGGTGATGACCACGGTAGGCGCGCGCGTCTATTCGATGCCGATCAACCTGCTGACCATAAACCAGTTCTTCGACCGGACCCTGAGCCCGGAGGAGGCACGGGCCTTCGTCGCGGACCGCGCGAGCGACATTGCAGAGCCGCAGAGTTTCGAGGAACAGGCCATGGCGATGGTCGGTCCCGAAATCTACGCCGCGTTCTTCAAGGGCTATACCGAAAAGCAATGGGGCTGCTCGCCGCGCGACCTGCCTGCCTCGATCCTCAAGCGCCTGCCGCTGCGCTTCAACTACGATGACAGCTATTTCGCCCATCCTTTCCAGGGCATCCCGGAAAACGGCTACACGCCGATGGTCGAGGCGATGCTCGATCACGAGCTGATCGAGGTCCGGCTCGGAACGCATTTCGACAGCGACGCCGACGCAAGGGACACCCACGTCTTCTACTCCGGCCCGCTCGACGGCTATTTCGGCCATGACATCGGGCGGCTTGGCTACCGCACGCTCGATTTCGAACACAGCCGGGGAGAGGGCGATTTTCAGGGCTGCCCGGTGATGAACTACGGGGATGCAGAGGTGCCCTATACCCGCATCACCGAGCACAAGCATTTCGCCCCCTGGGAGAGCCACGAAAAGACGCTGATCACGCATGAATACTCGCGCCTCTGCGGACCCGAGGACATTCCCTACTATCCGATCCGTCTGGTCGAGGAGAAGGCACTGCTTGCGGACTATGTCGCGCGGGCGGAAAAGACCACCGGCGTGACCTTCATCGGACGACTGGCGACCTACCGCTACCTCGACATGGACGTCTGCATCCGCGAGGCGCTCGACACCGCGCAGGCCTGGCTTGCCGCGACGAAGGCCGGCACCCCGCCGCCGGTATTCTCGGGCGCACCGCTCTGACCATCGCGGAGCAAACTGCAATGAAGCCTGTCACCGCGGACAAGTCCGGCCGCGCAACTGTCGCGGCGCTTGTCGTGACATTCAATCGGCGCGTGGAGCTCGAGAAGACGGTGAAACGGCTTCTCGAAAGCCGGAACCTTCAGAGCGTGCTGGTGGTCGACAACGCCTCGACCGACGACACGGCGCAATGGCTCGGATCGCAGACCGACCCGCGGCTCGAGGTGCTGCGGCTCGCGCGCAATGTCGGCGGTGCCGGCGGCTTCGAGGCCGGGATGCGCCACCTGCACGAAAGCGAAACAGCCGAGTGGCTTCTGCTTATGGATGACGACGGACGGCCCTACCCGGGCGTCATCGACGCCTTCCTGTCCGAGCCGCGCGAGAGCCATGGCGCATGGGTCACTGCGGTCTACAGGCCCGACGGAACGGTCTGCGAGATGAACCGCCCGCTCATCAACCCCTTCGCCAGCCCGCGCGCTTTTCTCCATTCGCTGGTGGCGGGCCGGGACGGATATCATGTCACCGATGAGGGTTATGCGAAGACCGAGCCGCGCGATGTCGATGGCGGCTCTTTCGTCGGGCTTTTCGTGTCGCGCGACGCGATCACCCGCACCGGCTTTCCGGACGGACGGTACTTCATCTATGGCGACGATGCGCATTATTCGCTCGACATGCGCGCGGCGGGCGTGCGCATCGCCTTCGATCCGCGCCTGAAGTTCGAGCATGATGTCGGATCCGAAATGGGGCTTCATCCGATCCGGCCGCTGTGGAAGGTCTATTACCTCTACCGTAACCAGCTGATGGTCTACCGGCAGGCGGCGGGGCCGGTGCTGTTCTGGCCGCTTTTCCTGATGAAGGCAGTCGGCTGGCGCCTGAAGGCCCGGCATTACGGTGCGGCCCGCGAGACATATCTTGCCCTCCTGCGCCGTGCAGTGCGGGACGGTCTCGCCCGGCGCACCGAAGCAGCCTTTGACGAGGTCCGGGGTTGGGCCGGCGACTGAT encodes:
- the glf gene encoding UDP-galactopyranose mutase; amino-acid sequence: MSRVLIVGAGLSGAVIARQLAETGQPVTVIEARDNVGGNCHTERDPETGVLLHVYGPHIFHTGDAEVWDYVNRFTAFRPYRHRVMTTVGARVYSMPINLLTINQFFDRTLSPEEARAFVADRASDIAEPQSFEEQAMAMVGPEIYAAFFKGYTEKQWGCSPRDLPASILKRLPLRFNYDDSYFAHPFQGIPENGYTPMVEAMLDHELIEVRLGTHFDSDADARDTHVFYSGPLDGYFGHDIGRLGYRTLDFEHSRGEGDFQGCPVMNYGDAEVPYTRITEHKHFAPWESHEKTLITHEYSRLCGPEDIPYYPIRLVEEKALLADYVARAEKTTGVTFIGRLATYRYLDMDVCIREALDTAQAWLAATKAGTPPPVFSGAPL
- a CDS encoding glycosyltransferase codes for the protein MKPVTADKSGRATVAALVVTFNRRVELEKTVKRLLESRNLQSVLVVDNASTDDTAQWLGSQTDPRLEVLRLARNVGGAGGFEAGMRHLHESETAEWLLLMDDDGRPYPGVIDAFLSEPRESHGAWVTAVYRPDGTVCEMNRPLINPFASPRAFLHSLVAGRDGYHVTDEGYAKTEPRDVDGGSFVGLFVSRDAITRTGFPDGRYFIYGDDAHYSLDMRAAGVRIAFDPRLKFEHDVGSEMGLHPIRPLWKVYYLYRNQLMVYRQAAGPVLFWPLFLMKAVGWRLKARHYGAARETYLALLRRAVRDGLARRTEAAFDEVRGWAGD